The Acidimicrobiales bacterium genome has a segment encoding these proteins:
- a CDS encoding metallophosphoesterase: MDLTTVADDEAVFHDATTVHVHAGLAPDTDHELRGVSFRTLPRPGELLCRFATVNDVHFGETEAGVIAGVETAVFTGPDGAPPYPETMNRAAVAEIEAIDPKVVLVKGDLTDEGTRDEYGEFLECYGDTFGDRLVHIRGNHDAYLGQDFMPEGPFRVDLPGVRLLMIDTTRPHHAGGSIDPAHLEWLDDNAAGSEVPVLVFGHHHPWSPDSAQRPHDYFGIDPDSSEALVEVVAHRPEIAGYFAGHTHRNRVRQFSATGDLPWVEVACVKDFPGSWAEYRVFEGGVLQVHRRISAPEALEWSETCRGLYEGLIDYPSYALGELSDRCFAIWPRA, translated from the coding sequence ATGGATCTGACCACGGTCGCCGACGACGAAGCGGTGTTCCACGACGCCACGACGGTCCACGTCCACGCCGGGCTCGCCCCCGACACCGATCACGAGCTACGCGGCGTGTCGTTCCGGACCCTCCCCAGGCCCGGCGAGCTGCTGTGCCGGTTCGCCACCGTCAACGACGTGCACTTCGGCGAGACCGAGGCCGGTGTCATCGCCGGTGTCGAGACCGCGGTTTTCACCGGTCCCGACGGCGCCCCGCCCTACCCCGAGACGATGAACCGCGCCGCGGTCGCCGAGATCGAGGCGATCGACCCGAAGGTCGTGCTGGTGAAGGGCGATCTCACCGACGAGGGCACCCGAGACGAGTACGGCGAGTTCCTCGAGTGCTACGGCGACACCTTCGGCGATCGGCTCGTGCACATCCGGGGGAACCACGACGCCTACCTCGGCCAGGACTTCATGCCCGAAGGACCGTTCCGGGTCGATCTCCCCGGTGTCCGGTTGCTGATGATCGACACCACCCGGCCCCACCACGCCGGCGGCTCCATCGACCCCGCACACCTCGAGTGGCTCGACGACAACGCTGCGGGCAGCGAGGTGCCGGTGCTGGTGTTCGGGCACCATCACCCCTGGTCGCCCGACTCCGCCCAGCGTCCCCACGACTACTTCGGGATCGACCCCGACTCGTCCGAGGCGCTGGTCGAGGTCGTCGCCCACCGCCCCGAGATCGCGGGCTACTTCGCCGGCCACACCCACCGCAACCGGGTGCGCCAGTTCTCGGCCACCGGCGACCTCCCGTGGGTCGAGGTGGCCTGTGTGAAGGACTTCCCCGGGTCGTGGGCCGAGTACCGGGTGTTCGAGGGCGGGGTGCTCCAGGTGCACCGCCGGATCTCGGCACCGGAGGCGCTGGAGTGGTCCGAGACCTGTCGGGGCCTCTACGAGGGGTTGATCGACTACCCGTCCTACGCGCTCGGCGAGCTGTCCGACCGCTGCTTCGCGATCTGGCCCCGCGCGTGA
- a CDS encoding dienelactone hydrolase family protein: MVSTRTEHITARDGDQFDGHVALPASGSGPGILLIQEVGGVNGYIRAVAERLAELGYVVLAPDAFWRVQPNFTVEAFTEANLATCMEVAGQFDQEQGLADFGSALEHLRELPEVIGGVGVLGFCFGGTQAFLMAAEYDLDVAVSYYGSGVAASIDRAEDISCPLLFHFGGNDPFLPADDIETIRSATASMPNVEMLVQPDAGHAFDNHLSENFWNPDAAAQAWTRTAGFLAEHLPPVR, from the coding sequence ATGGTCAGCACGCGCACCGAGCACATCACCGCCCGCGACGGCGACCAGTTCGACGGTCACGTCGCCCTCCCCGCGTCGGGGTCCGGTCCCGGCATCCTGCTCATCCAAGAGGTCGGTGGGGTCAACGGCTACATCCGGGCGGTGGCCGAACGCCTCGCCGAGCTGGGCTATGTGGTGCTGGCGCCCGACGCCTTCTGGCGGGTGCAGCCGAACTTCACCGTCGAGGCCTTCACCGAGGCCAACCTCGCCACGTGCATGGAGGTGGCGGGTCAGTTCGACCAGGAGCAGGGACTCGCCGACTTCGGCTCCGCGCTGGAGCACCTCCGCGAGCTCCCCGAGGTCATCGGCGGGGTCGGCGTGCTCGGGTTCTGCTTCGGTGGTACCCAAGCGTTCCTGATGGCGGCCGAGTACGACCTCGACGTCGCCGTGTCCTACTACGGCAGCGGCGTCGCGGCGTCGATCGACCGGGCGGAGGACATCTCGTGCCCGCTGCTGTTCCACTTCGGTGGCAACGACCCGTTCCTCCCGGCCGACGACATCGAGACCATCCGATCCGCCACGGCGTCGATGCCCAACGTCGAGATGCTGGTGCAACCCGACGCCGGTCACGCCTTCGACAACCACCTGTCGGAGAACTTCTGGAACCCCGACGCCGCCGCCCAGGCCTGGACCCGGACCGCGGGGTTCCTCGCCGAGCACCTTCCACCGGTGCGCTGA
- a CDS encoding acyl-CoA carboxylase subunit beta, protein MAEIPLSERIEQLRKHKEDARNAGSERAVERQREKGKMLARERIEYFLDEGSFHELDMLARHRAHTSGLEERPYTDGVITGWGTVDGRKVFVFSQDFTVFGGALGEVFAEKIHKMMDMAVSVGAPVVGLNDGAGARIQEGVVSLDSYGGIFWRNVQASGVVPQISVVLGPCAGGAVYSPAMTDFIFMVRESSHMFITGPDVVKTVTGEEVTLEELGGAQSHASKSGVATFVADSEKECLDEVRFLLSYLPSNNLEEPPAFEPTDDADRLCDDLVDLMPASPNLPYDMTSVIKSVVDDGEFFEYFPHWARSIVCGFTRLDGRPVGVVGNQPMVLAGVLDIESAEKAARFVRTCDAFNIPILTFVDVPGFLPGVDQEYGGIIRHGAKLLYAYCEATVPMIQVVTRKAYGGAYVVMSSKSIGADLAFAWPSAELAVMGPQGAVEIVYRRELQTAADPEARRAELVDEYVERYANPYVAAERGYVDDVIEPAETRSKLIAGFEMLRSKREELPKRKHGNVPL, encoded by the coding sequence ATGGCCGAGATTCCCCTCAGCGAACGCATCGAGCAGCTGCGCAAGCACAAGGAAGACGCCCGCAACGCCGGTTCGGAACGAGCGGTCGAACGCCAGCGCGAGAAGGGCAAGATGCTCGCTCGCGAGCGCATCGAGTACTTCCTCGACGAGGGGTCGTTCCACGAGCTCGACATGCTCGCCCGTCACCGGGCGCACACCAGTGGGCTCGAGGAGCGCCCCTACACCGACGGGGTGATCACCGGGTGGGGAACGGTCGACGGCCGCAAGGTGTTCGTGTTCTCCCAGGACTTCACCGTGTTCGGCGGCGCGCTGGGTGAGGTCTTCGCCGAGAAGATCCACAAGATGATGGACATGGCGGTGTCGGTCGGTGCGCCGGTCGTCGGGCTCAACGACGGTGCCGGCGCGCGCATCCAGGAGGGCGTGGTCTCCCTCGACAGCTACGGCGGTATCTTCTGGCGCAACGTGCAGGCGTCGGGGGTGGTGCCCCAGATCTCGGTCGTGCTCGGCCCGTGTGCCGGTGGCGCCGTGTACAGCCCCGCCATGACCGACTTCATCTTCATGGTCCGCGAGTCGTCGCACATGTTCATCACCGGGCCCGACGTGGTGAAGACGGTGACCGGCGAGGAGGTCACCCTCGAGGAGCTGGGCGGCGCCCAGAGCCACGCCTCCAAGTCCGGTGTCGCCACCTTCGTCGCCGACAGCGAGAAGGAGTGCCTGGACGAGGTGCGGTTCCTGTTGAGCTACCTGCCGTCCAACAACCTCGAAGAGCCCCCGGCCTTCGAGCCGACCGACGACGCCGACCGTCTCTGCGACGATCTGGTCGACCTCATGCCGGCCAGCCCCAACCTGCCCTATGACATGACGTCGGTCATCAAGTCGGTCGTCGACGACGGCGAGTTCTTCGAGTACTTCCCCCACTGGGCCCGCAGCATCGTCTGCGGCTTCACTCGCCTCGACGGCCGCCCGGTGGGCGTCGTCGGCAATCAGCCCATGGTCCTCGCCGGGGTGCTCGACATCGAATCGGCCGAGAAGGCCGCCCGCTTCGTCCGCACCTGCGATGCGTTCAACATCCCCATCCTCACCTTCGTCGACGTCCCCGGGTTCCTGCCCGGTGTCGACCAGGAGTACGGCGGCATCATCCGTCACGGTGCCAAGCTGCTCTACGCCTACTGCGAGGCCACCGTCCCGATGATCCAGGTCGTCACCCGCAAGGCCTACGGTGGCGCCTACGTGGTCATGAGCTCCAAGTCGATCGGTGCCGACCTGGCCTTCGCCTGGCCGTCAGCCGAGCTGGCGGTGATGGGACCCCAGGGCGCGGTCGAGATCGTCTACCGGCGCGAGCTGCAGACCGCCGCCGACCCCGAGGCGCGCCGGGCCGAACTGGTCGACGAGTACGTCGAGCGCTACGCCAACCCGTACGTGGCCGCCGAACGCGGCTACGTCGACGACGTGATCGAACCGGCCGAGACTCGCAGCAAGCTCATCGCCGGGTTCGAGATGTTGCGCTCCAAGCGCGAGGAGCTTCCCAAGCGCAAGCACGGGAACGTCCCGCTGTGA
- a CDS encoding acyl-CoA carboxylase epsilon subunit has translation MSPDIVVTRGPAPDSEELAAIVAAVEVATAQPAPASAPPPAPPRWRFSGRWWSKPIPSRRDRPSAF, from the coding sequence GTGAGTCCCGACATCGTCGTCACCCGCGGGCCCGCTCCCGACTCCGAAGAGCTGGCGGCCATCGTGGCCGCGGTCGAGGTCGCCACCGCCCAGCCGGCGCCCGCTTCCGCTCCGCCCCCTGCCCCACCGCGCTGGCGGTTCTCGGGGCGCTGGTGGTCCAAGCCGATCCCCTCGCGCCGCGACCGCCCGTCTGCCTTCTAG